From the genome of Leguminivora glycinivorella isolate SPB_JAAS2020 chromosome Z, LegGlyc_1.1, whole genome shotgun sequence, one region includes:
- the LOC125241736 gene encoding dynein axonemal light chain 1-like: MALKPTTCKEAIARWEKAKEQVAAEATVIELQFQWPPIEKMDGVLSTLVACEKLSLSSNMIDKVAGIAGMKNLKILSLGRNYIKSLAGIETVADTLEELWMSYNPIDKLKGIGAMKNLRVFYLSNAMIKEWVEFNRLQECPALRDLVMSGNPLCDSQPDVDTWRTQACNRLQQVTKLDGIPVIRD; encoded by the exons ATGGCTTTAAAACCAACGACATGTAAGGAAGCCATCGCGCGCTGGGAGAAAGCAAAGGAGCAGGTGGCTGCGGAGGCCACGGTGATCGAGCTGCAGTTCCAGTGGCCGCCCATAGAGAAGATGGACGGAGTTCTCTCGACGCTGGTCGCTTGCGA GAAACTGAGTTTATCGTCCAATATGATCGACAAGGTAGCAGGAATCGCTGGCATGAAGAATTTGAAGATACTGTCCTTGGGCAGGAACTACATTAAATCTTTGGCTGGAATT GAGACAGTTGCCGATACACTGGAAGAGCTGTGGATGAGCTACAATCCCATAGATAAGCTGAAAGGCATAGGAGCGATGAAAAACCTACGTGTGTTCTATTTGTCAAACGCAATGATCAAGGAATGGGTAGAATTTAATCGCTTGCAG GAGTGCCCAGCTTTAAGAGACCTAGTGATGTCAGGGAATCCTTTATGCGACAGCCAGCCGGACGTGGATACCTGGCGAACCCAAGCCTGCAATCGTCTTCAGCAGGTCACCAAGCTCGACGGCATTCCCGTCATCAGGGATTAA